In one window of Streptomyces griseus subsp. griseus DNA:
- a CDS encoding cation:proton antiporter regulatory subunit has protein sequence MGTRRTSLPGVGAQYDFTTETGQHISVVVHHDGRRFIGFYEQDDPDSCRLSVPLTTAEATALAHLIDPAPIDAVRTEGIDLVTEHIPLGSRSPYGGRLLGETRARTRTGASIVAVLRTHSAHPSPEPSFRLAIGDTLVAVGTREGVDALSEIIAEG, from the coding sequence ATGGGAACCCGTCGCACGTCCTTGCCCGGAGTGGGTGCCCAGTACGACTTCACCACCGAGACCGGGCAGCACATCTCCGTCGTCGTTCACCACGACGGGCGGCGGTTCATCGGGTTCTACGAACAGGACGACCCCGATTCGTGCCGGCTGTCCGTGCCCCTGACGACCGCCGAGGCCACCGCGCTGGCCCACCTCATCGACCCCGCGCCCATCGACGCCGTACGGACCGAGGGCATCGACCTCGTCACCGAGCACATCCCGCTCGGCTCCCGGTCCCCTTACGGGGGGCGGCTGTTGGGGGAGACGCGGGCGCGTACCCGGACCGGGGCGTCCATCGTCGCCGTGCTGCGCACGCACAGCGCGCACCCGTCGCCGGAACCGAGCTTTCGACTCGCCATCGGGGACACGCTCGTCGCCGTCGGTACGCGTGAGGGCGTCGACGCGCTCTCCGAGATCATTGCGGAGGGCTGA
- a CDS encoding cation:proton antiporter, which translates to MHDTTALLVELGAVILGLGLIGRVAGRIGLSPIPLYLLAGLAFGHGGLIPLDASEEFTMVGAEIGVILLLLLLGLEYSASELVTSLKTQYPSGAVDFVLNATPGAVAALILGWGPVGAVALAGVTWISSSGVIAKVMTDLGRLGNRETPVILGVLVMEDLAMAVYLPLLTAMLAGVSLAGGSLALVIALGTVGFVLYLALRHGRLISRAVSSDNPEMLLLVVLGLTVLVAGVAQQLQVSAAVGAFLVGIALSGEVAEGARKLLTPLRDLFAAVFFVFFGLSTNPADIPPVLLPAALLAVVTVLTKILTGWYAARRAGVGSPGRWRAGGTLVARGEFSIVIAGLAVATEPRIGPLATAYVLILVIVGPLTARWTQPAAAKVQAMRGVKPTAVAAEAPPKAAPERRLGDHDELTPEPAGEARGD; encoded by the coding sequence GTGCATGACACGACTGCATTGCTGGTGGAGCTGGGCGCCGTCATCCTCGGGCTCGGGCTCATCGGGCGGGTCGCCGGGCGGATAGGGCTCTCGCCGATTCCGCTCTATCTGCTCGCGGGGCTCGCTTTCGGCCATGGTGGGCTCATCCCGCTGGACGCCAGCGAGGAGTTCACCATGGTCGGCGCCGAGATCGGCGTCATCCTGCTGCTGCTCCTGCTGGGGCTGGAATACAGCGCCTCGGAGTTGGTCACCAGTCTCAAGACGCAGTATCCGTCCGGTGCCGTCGACTTCGTGCTCAACGCGACGCCCGGTGCTGTGGCCGCCCTGATCCTCGGCTGGGGGCCCGTCGGCGCCGTCGCGCTCGCCGGGGTCACCTGGATCTCGTCGTCCGGCGTGATCGCGAAGGTGATGACCGACCTCGGACGGCTCGGTAACCGCGAGACCCCCGTCATCCTCGGCGTCCTCGTCATGGAGGACCTGGCGATGGCGGTCTACCTGCCGCTGCTCACCGCCATGCTCGCCGGGGTCAGCCTCGCGGGCGGCAGCCTCGCGCTCGTGATCGCGCTCGGCACCGTCGGCTTCGTGCTGTATCTGGCCCTGCGCCACGGGCGCCTCATCAGCCGCGCGGTCTCCTCCGACAACCCGGAGATGCTGCTCCTGGTCGTCCTCGGCCTCACCGTGCTCGTCGCCGGGGTCGCCCAGCAGCTCCAAGTCTCGGCGGCCGTGGGCGCGTTCCTCGTCGGTATCGCCCTCTCCGGTGAGGTCGCCGAGGGGGCCCGCAAGCTCCTCACGCCGCTGCGCGATCTGTTCGCCGCCGTGTTCTTCGTCTTCTTCGGGCTCTCCACCAACCCGGCCGACATCCCGCCGGTGCTGCTGCCCGCCGCCCTCCTGGCCGTCGTCACCGTGCTCACGAAGATCCTCACCGGCTGGTACGCGGCCCGGCGTGCCGGGGTCGGCTCGCCGGGGCGGTGGCGGGCGGGAGGCACGCTCGTGGCACGCGGTGAGTTCTCCATCGTCATCGCCGGTCTCGCCGTCGCCACCGAACCGCGCATCGGGCCGCTGGCCACCGCGTACGTCCTGATCCTCGTCATCGTCGGTCCGCTCACCGCCCGGTGGACGCAGCCGGCCGCCGCGAAGGTCCAGGCCATGCGGGGGGTGAAGCCCACCGCTGTCGCGGCGGAAGCTCCGCCGAAGGCCGCTCCCGAGCGACGGCTCGGCGACCACGACGAGTTGACTCCGGAGCCCGCGGGCGAGGCTCGCGGCGACTGA
- a CDS encoding tellurite resistance TerB family protein — translation MALWDRIKESASSMQTQLEAKKNDLKSGAFRDASMAMCALVAAADGSIDASERQRVAALISNNDVLKNFPADDLQRRFNDYLNKLTADFDFGKVSVLQEIAKAKKKPAEARAVIQIGIIIGGADGDFDKTEQAVVREACFALDLPPHEFDL, via the coding sequence ATGGCCCTGTGGGATCGGATCAAGGAATCCGCTTCGTCTATGCAGACGCAGCTGGAAGCGAAGAAGAACGACCTGAAGTCGGGGGCGTTCCGGGACGCGAGCATGGCCATGTGCGCTCTGGTCGCCGCCGCCGACGGCTCCATCGACGCGTCCGAGCGTCAGCGCGTCGCGGCGCTCATCTCCAACAACGACGTCCTGAAGAACTTTCCCGCGGACGACCTCCAGCGGCGGTTCAACGACTACCTGAACAAGCTCACCGCCGACTTCGACTTCGGCAAGGTCAGCGTGCTCCAGGAGATCGCCAAGGCGAAGAAGAAGCCCGCCGAGGCGCGTGCCGTCATCCAGATCGGCATCATCATCGGCGGCGCCGACGGCGACTTCGACAAGACGGAGCAGGCCGTCGTGCGTGAGGCGTGTTTCGCCCTGGACCTGCCGCCGCACGAGTTCGACCTGTAG
- a CDS encoding PucR family transcriptional regulator, translated as MAEPRIPEETLGNYAHILGEVATTGRRLTRNELEMRRALGREAADAGHQLRALVTMHLAQTREAWPKAAAGNSPAVTDAVLAAVEQAVDAFAEGFERAQRLTVRREEAARREFIDDLLYGRSDLVRLAERATRFGLRLSRAHAVAVASGPEAYTETDAVPRSVEAALLTRFSGRKILLTTKDGRIVCIAPGSQPDVLRYFAKQSHAATDGGQVAIGRPHKGPGGVVHSYDEALEALDLADRMGMEDPVLYASDLLVYPVLTRDRQAMADLVRSELGPLQKARGGAEPLLKTLAVYFDAGCVAAETARRLALSVRALTYRLERIHQLTGSDPADPMHRYSLQTAVIGARLLDWPAKEL; from the coding sequence GTGGCCGAGCCAAGGATTCCCGAGGAAACGCTGGGAAATTATGCCCATATTCTGGGCGAAGTCGCCACCACGGGACGGCGCCTGACGCGTAACGAACTGGAGATGCGACGAGCGTTGGGCCGCGAGGCGGCCGACGCCGGCCATCAGCTGCGCGCGCTGGTGACGATGCATCTGGCACAGACCCGCGAGGCCTGGCCAAAGGCGGCTGCCGGAAACAGCCCCGCCGTGACCGATGCGGTGCTGGCCGCGGTGGAGCAGGCGGTCGACGCGTTCGCCGAGGGGTTCGAGCGCGCACAGCGGCTCACCGTACGGCGGGAGGAGGCGGCTCGCCGTGAGTTCATCGACGATCTCCTCTACGGGCGCAGCGATCTGGTCCGGCTCGCGGAGCGCGCCACCCGCTTCGGCCTGCGGCTCTCCCGGGCGCACGCGGTCGCGGTGGCGTCGGGCCCGGAGGCGTACACGGAGACGGACGCGGTGCCGCGGAGTGTGGAGGCGGCGCTGCTGACCCGGTTCAGCGGCCGCAAGATCCTGCTCACGACGAAGGACGGGCGGATCGTCTGCATCGCGCCCGGCAGCCAGCCCGACGTCCTGCGCTACTTCGCCAAGCAGTCGCACGCGGCGACGGACGGCGGCCAGGTCGCGATCGGCCGCCCGCACAAGGGCCCCGGCGGGGTGGTCCACTCGTACGACGAGGCGCTCGAAGCCCTCGACCTGGCGGACCGGATGGGGATGGAGGACCCGGTGCTGTACGCCTCGGACCTCCTGGTCTACCCGGTGCTGACCCGGGACCGGCAGGCGATGGCGGATCTCGTACGCAGCGAACTGGGTCCGCTCCAGAAGGCGCGGGGTGGCGCGGAGCCGCTGCTGAAGACGCTGGCGGTCTACTTCGACGCGGGGTGTGTGGCGGCCGAGACGGCCCGCCGCCTGGCGCTGAGCGTACGGGCGTTGACGTACCGCCTGGAACGCATCCACCAGCTCACCGGCTCCGACCCGGCGGACCCGATGCACCGCTACAGCCTGCAGACGGCGGTGATCGGCGCGCGCCTGCTGGACTGGCCGGCCAAGGAGCTGTGA
- a CDS encoding DNA repair ATPase: protein MDSDITGTATAPQDRQGGEGDVDAGAYEVLRRRLSAQAGELVRRAEALNARRTEEFGSTELRLLATEQVRTEHASVPRDLIAVGGQLLFGFERGPGARGEAGVDDVLLVKDAESEGPDNEGPDAEGPDAEGPDAEGPDAEGAPGRTPTLLDDDGFRREFSSLHRYFRDARLLRLRRVNGKLLAVFRTGENAEDIRVLRWGLGADGSAGAFIDAQGERDHVFPPSHDFEWTVAGRDAHVPGRHPHIAIGKGGGLFVDTLGGTLTVKVSDDTESPDGIYEEPVDEPLQSLADADVEYAEVGPLVLLRVRPYKETGWRHLVFNSLLSTVQRLDSIGPACHRLPEDQGIIFPGGYYLTTGTAKTFDTAEELTEPVFEGVVRSPNGEDVLYVFRSRDGGRSLLLPYNLIRQEVATPLTGRGHALLDDGTLILLRDNPDGPARVHPLQRWQTPYVSETYAAARPAGTGPLARTGNADLVRGISDCLALAHGVRDMTPTTAVYGQLAADCARAQDRYHWLSDPELGALAQPLGELRTTAQQVLAEFTAVQELTRRAADALEETSTRITALVRRVRGEVPGSAAAWVERLTELRQAHGHLATISEMRYADTERIAELSARTEDDIDSAAQRAVSFLAREDAFDGYHEDISGLVADAGALATVRDASAVTDRLAAMTDGLATVTDVVAGLEIGDATVRTSILERIAEVLGGANRARATLEARRRELLSKEGRAEFAAEFALLGQAVTGALAAADSPEACDDQLARLLLQLENLESRFAEFDDFLAELAERRSEVYDAFSARKQTLQDERARRAERLAGSAQRVLETIGRRVAALADLDAVHTYFASDPMVAKVRRTADELRELGDPVRAEELDGRLKAARQEAGRALRDRSELYADGGSVIKLGRHRFAVNTQPFDLTLVPSGDRLAFALTGTDYRAPVTDPAFEATRPYWEQLLPSESAAVYRGEYLATRLLEERGVARLAALDDSELALLVRESAAEAYDEGYTRGVHDEDATAILRALLRLHTDAGLLRHEPAVRAAAQLFWAYGTQEELRASWTRRAVSLARARDTFGLAPAIAVLQEEWACAMGESGDVVRPDAVAAYLFEELTGGPAGFVVGSSIRAFLDAFHRAAGPGAYGDDLAALGGDLAARKQLVEGWLTPYAEATGAAVEPGDLAEAVAVELCPELERYGCDAPLTERVEGLLGDHPRIGGGGALTVRIDELLARAGEFRRRTVPAFRAYQRLRTSLVAAERGRLRLDDHRPRVMSAFVRNRLLDEVYLPLIGDSLAKQLGTADADRRTDSQGLLLLVSPPGYGKTTLMEYVADRLGMVLVKISGPNLGHDVTSLDPAQAPSATARQEIEKINFALEAGNNTLLYLDDIQHTSPELLQKFIPLCDATRRIEGVRDGEPRSYDLRGKRFAVCMAGNPYTESGEQFRIPDMLANRADVWNLGEVLSGREDVFALSFVENALTANPVLAPLAARSRDDLALLVRLAGGSDPAARAEHLEHPYSASELEAILAVLRHLLTARDTVLAVNAAYIASAAQTDATRTEPPFRLQGSYRNMNKIAERIVPVMNGAELSAVVGDHYAGEAQTLTTGAEANLLKLGALRGTLTVEQAERWAAITASYVRTQALGGPDGDPMTRAVAALGLLADRIAAVETAIQRAADPRHLLAGQPSPSQQGVVNQTPGPASQQGAMNRPPGERSQEGAMNQPPGDQNRPALQNHRAKITNTPH, encoded by the coding sequence ATGGACAGCGACATCACCGGCACCGCCACCGCGCCGCAGGACAGGCAGGGCGGGGAGGGCGATGTGGATGCCGGTGCCTATGAGGTGCTGCGGCGGCGGCTCTCCGCGCAGGCCGGGGAGCTCGTGCGGCGGGCCGAGGCGCTCAACGCGCGGCGGACCGAGGAGTTCGGGTCGACCGAGCTGCGGCTGCTGGCCACCGAGCAGGTGCGCACCGAGCACGCCTCCGTCCCCCGCGACCTCATCGCCGTCGGCGGGCAGCTGCTCTTCGGCTTCGAGCGGGGGCCGGGCGCCCGGGGTGAGGCCGGGGTCGACGACGTGCTCCTCGTCAAGGACGCCGAATCCGAGGGCCCGGACAACGAGGGCCCGGATGCCGAGGGCCCGGATGCCGAGGGCCCGGATGCCGAGGGTCCGGACGCCGAAGGAGCACCGGGCCGCACGCCCACCCTCCTCGACGACGACGGCTTCCGGCGTGAGTTCTCCTCCCTCCACCGATACTTCCGCGACGCCCGGCTGCTCCGGCTGCGTCGCGTCAACGGGAAGCTGCTCGCCGTCTTCCGCACCGGCGAGAACGCCGAGGACATCCGGGTGCTCCGGTGGGGGCTCGGTGCGGACGGGTCGGCCGGGGCCTTCATCGACGCCCAGGGTGAGCGCGATCACGTCTTCCCGCCCTCGCACGACTTCGAGTGGACCGTCGCCGGGCGCGACGCCCACGTCCCGGGGCGCCACCCGCACATCGCCATCGGCAAGGGCGGCGGGCTCTTCGTCGACACGCTCGGGGGGACGCTCACCGTCAAGGTGAGCGATGACACCGAGTCGCCGGACGGGATCTACGAGGAGCCCGTCGACGAGCCGTTGCAGTCGCTGGCCGACGCGGACGTGGAGTACGCGGAGGTCGGACCGCTGGTGCTGCTGCGCGTGCGGCCGTACAAGGAGACGGGCTGGCGGCATCTGGTCTTCAACTCGCTGCTCTCCACCGTCCAGCGCCTCGACTCCATCGGGCCCGCCTGCCACCGGCTCCCCGAGGACCAGGGGATCATCTTCCCCGGCGGCTACTACCTCACCACCGGCACCGCGAAGACCTTCGACACGGCGGAGGAGCTGACCGAGCCGGTCTTCGAGGGTGTGGTGCGCTCGCCCAACGGGGAGGACGTGCTGTACGTCTTCCGCTCCCGCGACGGGGGGCGGAGTCTCCTCCTCCCGTACAACCTGATCCGCCAGGAGGTCGCCACCCCACTCACCGGACGTGGCCACGCCCTTCTGGACGACGGAACGTTGATCCTGCTGCGGGACAACCCGGACGGGCCGGCGCGGGTGCACCCGTTGCAGCGCTGGCAGACGCCGTACGTCTCCGAGACCTACGCCGCCGCCCGCCCGGCCGGGACCGGGCCGCTCGCCCGGACCGGCAACGCCGACCTCGTACGCGGCATCTCCGACTGCCTCGCGCTCGCCCATGGCGTACGGGACATGACGCCGACGACCGCCGTGTACGGGCAGCTCGCCGCCGACTGCGCCCGGGCCCAGGACCGCTACCACTGGCTGTCCGACCCCGAACTCGGGGCGCTCGCGCAGCCGTTGGGGGAGTTGCGGACCACCGCACAGCAGGTGCTGGCCGAGTTCACCGCCGTGCAGGAGCTGACGCGGCGGGCCGCCGACGCGCTGGAGGAGACCTCCACCCGCATCACCGCGCTCGTTCGCCGCGTGCGCGGCGAGGTGCCGGGGTCGGCCGCCGCGTGGGTGGAGCGGCTGACCGAACTCCGCCAAGCACACGGGCACTTGGCGACCATCAGCGAGATGCGGTACGCCGACACCGAGCGCATCGCGGAGCTGTCCGCCCGGACCGAGGACGACATCGACTCCGCCGCCCAGCGGGCCGTGTCGTTCCTCGCCCGGGAGGACGCCTTCGACGGGTACCACGAGGACATCTCGGGGCTCGTGGCCGATGCGGGTGCGCTCGCGACCGTGCGGGACGCCTCCGCCGTCACCGACCGGCTCGCCGCCATGACGGACGGGCTGGCCACGGTCACCGATGTGGTGGCCGGGCTGGAGATCGGTGACGCCACCGTGCGTACGTCGATCCTGGAGCGGATCGCGGAGGTGCTGGGCGGGGCCAACCGGGCCCGCGCCACGCTGGAGGCGCGGCGGCGGGAGCTGCTGTCGAAGGAGGGGCGGGCCGAGTTCGCCGCCGAGTTCGCGCTGCTCGGGCAGGCGGTGACGGGGGCGCTGGCCGCCGCCGACTCGCCGGAGGCGTGTGACGACCAACTGGCGCGGTTGCTTCTCCAGTTGGAGAACCTGGAGTCGCGGTTCGCGGAGTTCGACGACTTCCTCGCCGAGCTGGCCGAGCGGCGGAGTGAGGTGTACGACGCCTTCTCGGCCCGTAAGCAGACGCTCCAGGACGAGCGGGCGCGGCGGGCCGAGCGGCTGGCCGGGTCGGCGCAGCGGGTGCTGGAGACCATCGGCCGGCGTGTGGCCGCGCTCGCGGATCTGGACGCCGTCCACACGTACTTCGCCTCCGACCCGATGGTCGCCAAAGTTCGGCGGACCGCCGACGAGTTGCGCGAGCTGGGCGATCCGGTACGGGCGGAGGAGCTGGACGGGCGACTCAAGGCGGCCCGCCAGGAGGCCGGGCGGGCGCTGCGGGACCGCAGTGAGCTGTACGCGGACGGCGGCTCCGTCATCAAGCTGGGGCGGCACCGGTTCGCCGTCAACACCCAGCCGTTCGACCTGACGCTGGTGCCCTCCGGGGACCGCCTCGCCTTCGCGCTGACCGGGACCGACTACCGGGCCCCGGTCACCGACCCGGCCTTCGAGGCGACCCGCCCGTACTGGGAGCAGCTGCTGCCCTCGGAGTCGGCGGCCGTCTACCGGGGCGAGTATCTGGCGACCCGGCTGCTGGAGGAGCGGGGCGTCGCCCGTCTCGCCGCGCTGGACGACAGCGAACTGGCTCTGCTGGTACGGGAGTCGGCTGCCGAAGCGTACGACGAGGGGTACACCCGAGGCGTCCACGACGAGGACGCCACCGCCATCCTCCGCGCCCTGCTGCGCCTGCACACGGACGCGGGGCTGCTGCGCCACGAGCCCGCCGTCCGCGCGGCCGCCCAGCTCTTCTGGGCGTACGGGACGCAGGAGGAGCTGCGTGCTTCCTGGACCCGGCGCGCGGTCTCCCTGGCCCGGGCCCGTGACACCTTCGGCCTTGCCCCGGCCATCGCCGTACTCCAGGAGGAGTGGGCCTGCGCCATGGGCGAGTCCGGGGACGTCGTGCGGCCCGACGCCGTGGCCGCGTACCTCTTCGAGGAGCTGACCGGCGGGCCCGCCGGGTTCGTCGTGGGGTCCTCGATCCGCGCGTTCCTGGACGCGTTCCACCGGGCCGCCGGGCCCGGTGCGTACGGGGACGACCTCGCCGCTCTCGGCGGTGACCTGGCCGCCCGGAAGCAGCTCGTGGAGGGCTGGCTCACCCCGTACGCGGAGGCCACCGGCGCCGCCGTCGAACCCGGGGACCTCGCGGAGGCCGTGGCGGTCGAGCTCTGCCCGGAGCTGGAGCGGTACGGGTGCGACGCGCCGCTCACGGAGCGGGTGGAGGGCCTCCTCGGGGACCACCCGCGCATCGGAGGCGGCGGAGCCCTCACCGTACGGATCGATGAACTCCTGGCCCGTGCGGGGGAGTTCCGAAGGCGGACCGTGCCCGCCTTCCGCGCGTACCAGCGGCTGCGCACCTCGCTGGTGGCCGCCGAGCGCGGGCGGCTGCGGCTGGACGACCACCGGCCGCGCGTGATGTCGGCGTTCGTCCGCAACCGGCTGCTGGACGAGGTGTACCTGCCGCTGATCGGCGACAGCCTGGCCAAGCAGCTCGGCACCGCCGACGCCGACCGGCGCACCGACTCGCAGGGGCTGCTCCTGCTCGTCTCACCGCCCGGCTACGGGAAGACGACGCTGATGGAGTACGTCGCCGACCGGCTCGGGATGGTCCTCGTCAAGATCAGCGGGCCGAACCTGGGGCACGACGTGACCTCCCTCGACCCCGCCCAGGCACCGAGCGCGACCGCCCGGCAGGAGATCGAGAAGATCAACTTCGCGCTGGAGGCGGGCAACAACACGCTGCTGTATCTGGACGACATCCAGCACACCTCGCCCGAACTCCTCCAGAAGTTCATTCCGTTGTGCGACGCCACGCGCCGGATCGAGGGCGTACGGGACGGGGAGCCGCGCAGCTACGACCTGCGGGGCAAGCGGTTCGCGGTCTGCATGGCGGGCAACCCGTACACCGAGTCCGGCGAGCAGTTCCGGATCCCGGACATGCTGGCCAACCGGGCCGATGTGTGGAACCTGGGCGAGGTGCTCAGCGGGCGCGAGGACGTCTTCGCGCTGAGCTTCGTGGAGAACGCGCTGACCGCCAACCCGGTCCTCGCCCCGCTCGCCGCCCGCTCACGCGACGACCTGGCGCTGCTGGTCCGGCTGGCCGGCGGCAGCGATCCGGCGGCCCGCGCCGAACACCTGGAACACCCCTACTCGGCGAGCGAGTTGGAAGCCATCCTCGCCGTACTGCGTCATCTCCTCACCGCCCGTGACACCGTCCTCGCGGTGAACGCGGCGTACATCGCATCGGCCGCGCAGACGGACGCGACGCGCACCGAGCCACCGTTCCGGCTCCAGGGTTCGTACCGCAACATGAACAAGATCGCGGAGCGGATCGTGCCCGTCATGAACGGTGCCGAGCTCTCCGCCGTCGTCGGCGACCACTACGCGGGCGAGGCCCAGACGCTCACCACGGGCGCCGAGGCCAACCTGCTGAAGCTGGGCGCCCTGCGGGGCACGCTCACCGTCGAGCAGGCCGAGCGGTGGGCGGCGATCACCGCCTCGTACGTCCGCACGCAGGCGCTCGGCGGCCCGGACGGCGACCCGATGACCCGGGCCGTGGCCGCGCTGGGGCTGCTCGCGGACCGGATCGCGGCGGTGGAGACGGCGATCCAGCGGGCGGCGGACCCACGCCATCTGCTGGCGGGGCAGCCGAGTCCGAGTCAGCAGGGCGTGGTGAACCAGACCCCAGGGCCCGCGAGTCAGCAGGGGGCCATGAACCGGCCTCCCGGGGAACGGAGTCAGGAAGGGGCGATGAACCAGCCTCCTGGGGATCAGAACCGGCCAGCGCTCCAGAACCACCGTGCGAAGATCACAAACACTCCACACTGA
- a CDS encoding NAD-binding protein, whose amino-acid sequence MLGFVPPLPQQPGRPQPGRPSPTGHMIVCGDDALARRLAVELRFVYGERVTLLLPPGRDANSPETPLTQRGRAAALFGRMSAAMNRTAATGNGGGNDTNAGVEAVRIMEAPEPSDDVLEEAGVDRAAALALVYDDDERNIRAALTARRLNPRLRLVIRLYNRKLGLHLEELLDQAAAVAMPGIDPATLDASTTVLSDADTAAPALAATALTGSSKVVQAEGLLLRAAERPPPRPGQTSDPGLCTLALLSSTTNDPAGAEGSETSGDEAPQLLPDEESVAAAEGRGTVVLEAISQAGPDRPATRMGGRGAPLAKIFSRRLRWSALGFVLAAVALVVVSVLTTEDSLLHSAYLILLDLLSMNDPSEDGTTARKIIQIFSGVAGILLLPLLIAAVLEAFGTLRTASSLRRPPRGLSGHVVLLGLGKIGTRVLVRLRELDIPVVVVEEDPEARGIPLARSMHVPTVIGDVTQEGVLEAAKIRRAHALLALTSIDTTNLEATLYARSVKPDLRVALRLYDDEFATAVYRTLRTAHPQALTRSRSVSHLAAPSFAVAMMGRQIIGAVPVERKVMLFAALEVAGHPQLEGRTVEQAFRAGAWRVLAIDATPPADRNPDLAALPPYPPEGGTPPPSGLVWDLHPGYVLRAQDRVVIAATRRGLAELLRRQRSVLPRQ is encoded by the coding sequence ATGCTGGGTTTCGTGCCCCCACTTCCTCAGCAGCCAGGACGTCCGCAGCCAGGGCGGCCCTCTCCCACCGGCCACATGATCGTCTGCGGTGACGACGCGCTGGCGCGCCGGCTCGCCGTGGAGCTGCGCTTCGTCTACGGGGAGCGGGTCACCCTGCTCCTGCCACCCGGCCGCGACGCCAACAGCCCCGAGACGCCGCTGACCCAACGGGGGCGCGCGGCGGCCCTGTTCGGGCGGATGTCGGCGGCGATGAACCGCACCGCAGCCACGGGGAACGGGGGCGGCAACGACACCAACGCCGGAGTCGAGGCCGTCCGGATCATGGAGGCGCCCGAGCCCTCCGACGACGTGCTGGAGGAGGCGGGCGTCGACCGGGCGGCCGCCCTCGCCCTCGTCTACGACGACGACGAGCGCAACATCCGCGCCGCCCTCACCGCCCGGCGCCTCAACCCCCGCCTTCGGCTGGTGATCCGGCTCTACAACCGCAAGCTCGGCCTCCACCTGGAGGAGCTGCTGGACCAGGCGGCCGCCGTCGCCATGCCCGGCATCGACCCGGCCACCCTGGACGCCTCCACCACCGTCCTGTCCGACGCCGACACGGCGGCCCCCGCCCTCGCCGCCACCGCGCTCACCGGCAGCAGCAAGGTCGTCCAGGCCGAGGGGCTGCTCCTGCGCGCCGCCGAACGCCCGCCGCCGCGCCCCGGCCAGACGTCCGACCCGGGCCTGTGCACGCTCGCGCTGCTCTCCTCCACCACCAACGACCCGGCAGGGGCGGAGGGTTCGGAGACCAGCGGCGACGAGGCGCCCCAGCTCCTGCCCGACGAGGAGTCCGTGGCCGCGGCCGAAGGGCGCGGGACCGTCGTCCTGGAGGCGATCAGCCAGGCGGGCCCGGACCGTCCCGCGACCCGGATGGGCGGCCGGGGCGCCCCGCTCGCCAAGATCTTCTCCCGGCGGCTGCGCTGGTCCGCCTTAGGGTTCGTGCTGGCCGCGGTCGCCCTGGTGGTCGTCTCGGTCCTCACCACCGAGGACAGCCTGCTGCACTCCGCCTACCTCATCCTGCTGGACCTGCTGAGCATGAACGACCCGTCGGAGGACGGCACGACGGCCCGGAAGATCATCCAGATCTTCTCCGGGGTCGCCGGAATCCTCCTGCTCCCGCTGCTGATCGCCGCCGTCCTGGAGGCGTTCGGCACCCTGCGCACCGCCTCCTCGCTGCGCCGCCCGCCGCGCGGTCTGTCCGGGCATGTGGTGCTGCTCGGACTCGGCAAGATCGGTACGCGCGTCCTCGTACGCCTCCGCGAGCTGGACATACCGGTGGTCGTCGTGGAGGAGGACCCCGAGGCGCGGGGCATCCCGCTGGCCCGCTCCATGCACGTGCCGACCGTCATCGGCGATGTGACGCAGGAAGGCGTCCTGGAAGCGGCCAAGATCCGCCGCGCCCACGCCCTCCTCGCGCTCACCAGCATCGACACGACGAACCTGGAGGCGACGCTGTACGCGCGCTCGGTGAAGCCGGACCTGAGGGTGGCGTTGCGGCTGTACGACGACGAGTTCGCCACCGCCGTCTACCGCACCCTGCGCACCGCGCACCCCCAGGCCCTGACCCGCTCGCGGTCCGTCTCCCACCTGGCCGCGCCCTCCTTCGCGGTCGCCATGATGGGCCGTCAGATCATCGGCGCGGTCCCGGTGGAGCGGAAGGTGATGCTCTTCGCCGCCCTGGAGGTCGCGGGCCATCCGCAGCTGGAGGGGCGCACGGTGGAGCAGGCGTTCCGGGCGGGCGCGTGGCGGGTCTTGGCCATCGACGCGACCCCGCCCGCCGACCGCAACCCGGACCTCGCCGCACTCCCCCCGTACCCCCCGGAAGGCGGCACCCCGCCGCCCTCCGGCCTGGTCTGGGACCTGCACCCCGGGTATGTGCTGCGCGCCCAGGACCGGGTGGTGATCGCGGCCACCCGGCGGGGACTGGCGGAGTTGCTGCGACGGCAGCGGTCGGTGCTGCCGAGGCAGTAG